CCCAGGATTAAAAGCAGAGGGCCGGCCAGTTTACCCGGGTCATGCTCGTTAGATCGGAGTGGAGACCCCAAGTGGTCAGTCCAGGTGGTGGTCATTGCAGGGTCCAGTCCaactttgatttctttttatttgcagaATCTTACATCCGTGGCCACAGGAAGGACTTCGGTAAGGAGAAGCAGTACACGCGAGACCTGATTGGAATCCACGTCCACCAAAGTGGACCGGGCGGACCACCCCCCCTGGACCAGGCACTGTCCTTCAGGAGGCCCCGCTCCCGTGTCTGACCACTAATAAAGTCTTGGCAGTGAACCCccagtgtgttctgtggtgctCTGTCCCTTGGGGTGGCTGTCCCTGCATGGCCAGTCAACACAAGGCCCAGCTGTTCATGAAGGTGGCAGAGTGGCCTTGTCCACAAGGTGACACAGTGACTGTCCTAGCAGCTCAGCTGCGTCCAGCAGCTCCATCTTCAGGGAGGTGTACGGATCTGCAGAACAAGTCACCTCTTGACCGTCCATCCCTCTGATGCCAGCCTGGCGCTCCCCTTGCCCGCTGCCACTTGGCACACTTTGTTTCCAATTAACCCCTTGTTCTATCCCAGCATGCTCTTCTGTTCCAGCGAAGGTCAGTTGACCTCTTGAGTTCTCCAAGTCTCGTCCATCCAGATTTCCAGTGTCCACCAGGCTCATCTGTAAAAGACACAAAGTGAGGGACCACAGGGTCTCGTCCAGCGGCTCCAGGCTGCCTGATGGTACCTGCAGAAGCTGACGGACGTGTCCAAGCTGGGCCTGCAGGGTCTTGTTGTGCTCTGTCAGGACATCGATGTGAGCTTCAAGTCGCTGGCACTGTTCGTCCTGAACGTTCAGCTCCATGACGGCCATACTCCTCCATCGGGTCAGCTCCCTTCAAGTACAAACATAAGAACATGGCATGGACATGTTGAGGACAAGAAGGTGACAGAAAGGACTGGGACAGGGAATGTGGCCCACAAGAGTGGATGGTGGCCCACTGAGAAGCTGGACAGCATGGAGACTTCAGAGATGTGGAGGTCTGGTCAGCAGGGGGTGTGAGCTTTTCTGCTTCAGCTGGACACACACGCTGGCCACCCACCTGCTGACGGCGGGCACCTcctgcatggctgccagtggctgTCGCATGTCTGGGTCAGACAAGGCCCTCTTGCTCCTCTGGACAGGCGGCTGTAGATGACAAGACCATTTGGTGAGGTTGGGGTCACTCCTGGAGCTGATGACCAGTCCGTGTATGAAAGGCTGACCTGAGGCTCTAATGACCACTGCCAGCCTTCCAAAGCAGACTCCTCATGCACAGCTTTAGTGGCTCTCCTAGAGTGACCGTCCCCGACGAGGGTCTTAACTGCGGGCTTGAGGTCTCCAGGATAGAAGTGCACCCCTGGCCTGCAGAAAGACATGAGCCAAATGAATGACCATGCAGGTGGAGGTGTCTGTCTCTCGAGAGCCAGTTAGACTCACCATCTCTGCTCCGCCACCCCTGGCCGTGTGCCCATCTTGGGCATCACGACATTCCGAGGTCCTGTCCTCTTGTGACGTCCACCCAGTAATGTCCTCAGTGTCCATGAGAAAACTTTCAGGCTCTCCTTGGTGGATGGCTGTAGAAAAAGAGCGTGATGTGAATACGTTGGGTACCAGCGCTGAGTGTCTGCTGACCAGTAACAATGACCAGGACATGAAGGGGTGAGGAGCTGGTACACCTGTTACCATAGCGACTAGTGCATGTGACAATGACCCGCTGAGTGTCCACTCATGTACATTTTGCAAGTGGACAACCCTCCCCACAAACCTCAGCATCTGATTGGCTGCTTACTGGGCGACAGAActccagagttgggtgggagagTCGGTGACGTCCATCTGTCTGGCAGGTCAAGTAGCATGACTGGCAGAGGTTAAAGTTCACACACCTGAGGCACTGATACCTGTATGGAAAGGAACAAACCAGAACAGAGACAAGTCCACCACGCCATGTCCGGCCCTCGTTGAGGTGGTCATGAGACACACGGTGACCTCTCCTTATTGGACGCTGACCGCCTGACCCACCGGGGATACAGAGATATCTGCACCTCCCATTTTACTAGGGGGTATGTAGCACCCTCTTGTGGGGGTccacatttctcatttttgagctaaacagtgccctcttgtggacaTCCATGTCTGTTTGCTTTACTGGTGTTTGCAGCACCATCTTTCGGATGCCCACATATATATTTGGGTACTTTGTTATAGATGCCCTCTTCTGGATTCCTGCGATTGTCCTTTGGTGGAGTTTATGGGCGCCAGCAGCTCTCCATTAATGGTGTACAGCCCCCTGTGATGCACACATTTCATTTTGGGTAAATTGTGCCCTCTAGTGGgcgtttacttttctttttttaattgccatACTCAGCGCCCCCTTGTGGATTCACACGCATGCTCTTGTGAATGCCTGCATTTCTGTTCAAAGCTGCTACATAGCGCCCTCTTGTGGACAGACACACCTCTGTTTTATACAACTGCACTGTTTTGGAGTTCAGAGCCCCTGCTTGTAGATGCCCGTTTTTCTCTTTAATTGGGGTGCATAacgtggcgcccccttgtggatTCCCACCTATTCAGTGCCCTCTAGTGCACATCTGTATTCTCTCTTTTGGGGTGTGTAGCCCCCTTGTAGATGCGCACACACTACTCTTTTATTGGGCACACATCTACAGCGCCCTCTTGTGGTGGCCCTCTTTATTGGATATTCTCACTGGATTCTGCCATTGTGGTGCCCAGGAGCCCAGCTTCATGTATCCAACTCTCATTCTCATACCGAAGTCCAATGACGGGTCCACTCCTGCACACCTGGCAGCGCGATTGGTGCACCACAGTTTCGCTGGCTGACACGCGGTACAGAGTGGGCAGCCACCGGACACAAGGGGGGTCAGTGTGAAGCCAGCAGGCAAATTTCTCCTCCACAATCCCACTGGTCAGCTCCTGCAGGAGTGGTGGACAGAATGACAGTCGAGCACAATGGCCGGTTGGCCGGCCCCCAGCTGCCCAGAGACACTGCTTCTTCCTACTCACCCCCTGGAAACAGTCCCTGATGGCCACGTCCACTTCCTCCAAGCCGCTGTCCTCCTGGACAATCCTGGGTATCTGGGAGAGATCAGAGCGGTGAGGACGGACGCCTGTggtggacacacacagacactggtgGGCACCAGGTGACCTCCTACCTGCTGCAGGTCCTGCAGGACGTTTCTCAGACCGTGGCGAGTTGCACGCCTGTCACCAGCACAGGGATGACCGCTGGCCTGTACGGCCAATTCAAAGAGGCCTATGAGAAGGACAAAGCCAACTCAGAGGTGGCAGTGGGGTGACACCAAGACCCACGGCCACCTGACTCACCTGCAAATTTAACGGACACTTGGTCTGCCGAAAGTGCCATCAGAGCCACGGCCACTGACCTCAGAGGATAGGACCCCGCTTGATCCCTGGACACAAAGCGACACACGTTGGTCACTCCTGCTGCCCACCCACACACTTTGATCTCCTTCACAGAAGCGGCTGGTGGCTCACCGGTCAAACATGTCAGCTAACAGGCGACTGGTGTGCTCCGCTGCTCCCGGTGTCACTTGAGCCCTTTGGAACAGGAGCTGCAGGGCCGGCGCGGTGATGACAGTCGGGATGGCACCATCCAGGTGGACATGTGACCTCAGGTCCTGCAGCAGTTGGTCAATCAGGGAGGAGTCTACCAGGTGCACTGAaatggagtggggggggggggcgggtcaGAGGTGTGTGGGTCAGGGGCTGCAGCCACCAGGGGGTGACAAAACTTACACTGGCAGAGCTTCTGCAAGGACCTCAGCTTGAAGGCAATTCGATAGGCAGCTGGGTGGACATCAGCAAGTCCTGCTGGGAGGGGAAAAGAAGAGCTGATGAAAGCTGTGCCCACCACAACTGCAGTGCCAGCCCTCTCTGTGCTCTCAACGTCAGGTGGGCATCCACTTCCACTGAGGAGCAAAAGCACTAAGACCCTGAGAGGGTGAATTGACCACACTGGGGCAGGACACCCACCTGAACCTGACCCCTGACCCCGTCTGCCTGGCCCACTCTCTAGATGTAGTTTAGCTCCACCTCCAGCGCAGAGCCACACCCCCAAGCCCCTGTGGCAGAATCGAGCCCCCGCCTCAACTGGAAGCCACGCCCCCTCGTACAGACACCCCACTACAGAGCTCCACACTCATCCCATAGAACAGCTGATCTGCATGGGGGTGCCAAGCTCCGCCCCAGCATACCGCAGCAGCTTAGTGGCCCTCTGCCCTTTAAAAAGCTCCTCCCCTGAACAGAACAGTCAAAGCCCTTCAAGCTCCACCCCATCTTAAGAGCCCTTCAAGCTCCGCCCATTGCTCACTCTGGCAGCCTAAAGCTCCTCAGTGCTGAGCCCCACCCCCACCTCGAGATGGTGCCAGAGCCCACTGACCACCGAGATGCTGTTACCTGGCAGAGGAGGCTCCATGGGTGGCTGAGAGTCCACAGTGATGGCAGACCCCTCGCTGTCTCCTCACGCGTCCCCTCGGGCAGCACTGACCGCTGGCTTGTGTCTCGCGTTACCTGTCGCTGCGTGAGGTGGCCACGCCTCCAGGGTAATATTACAACTTGGTCTATGAGACAGCCTGTTGCTATAGTAACGGTAACAGGTAGCTCGATTGGTTGTCGGCGCCTGTGGAGACACACTGTGGTCTAAAGTGGGCTGTGGCAGAACACTGGGCATCGGATTTAGAGCTGTGCTCAGTATGGGGTCCAAAAAGTGAATAAGGACTGTTTAGGACAGGGTGCCATCTGATTGGCATTAATGACACAGACACACATGGCAAGGCTAGATGGCACTTTTATTTGTTCCTCTGTCTCAGAGTGGGTATTTGGTGGGCATCCATCTCATGCTGGGCCAGGCGGATTCAGGTGCTTCCAGGCAGCTTCTTTTTCCTAGAAAACAGAAATGAAGGAAATCGATGAGTGACCAGGCTGACCAAGCTGACCTGCAGTGAGTGACATCCAGCGCCCCTTACCAGTGAGAGCTCTGTGACAATGGCTGCCAGCTTCTCCTTGGCTTCTGGGGTCAGCTCCTGGTCAGTGGCTACCATCCATGTCCCGCTGCTGAAGTACACTGGCACTGCAAAGACGAGCCCGGCGGGCACCTCAAAGGCACCTGCAGAGGCACAGAAGCGTTTAGTGGCCGGAAGGCTCGGACTACGGCCCCCCTGGGCGTTTGTGTTCACCTTACCCTCACTGACCACCCCGAGGGACTGCAACCCCACAGCGATGGACTGGCCGAACCACTTCTGCAGAAGAGTGACCACAGCGTGGATGACGGGCAGGCTCCTGTGTCCTTGGCTCGGTGACAGGCTGTTGACCACGGTCAGGAACTCCGTTTCTAGCCACTTCCTGCAGGAGAGCACAAAGGGGCCATTAGAGTCACGCAGCTGAGTGGACAGATGACCAAAGAGTCCTGTGGGCCACAGGCTCTCCTACCTGTCGTATATGACTTCCAGGATGGGTTGTGAGAATTCCGGGGGACCCCAGGTGGCGCCATCATACCTGTAGACCCGTGCCCTTGTTAGGTCAATGTGGGTACTGCCGCTGATGTTACCCCACACGGTGACGTTGGTGACACCTGGAAGAGATGAAAGTGCCACCTGAGTGCCAGCACCTACAGTTGGCACTCAATGTGGGAGGTGCTATATAGGGGCCATTGTGTCTACACCACTGTGTCATCAAGTGACTTGGAGAAAATGAAGTCTGCAGCAAGGACAATGGTACTGTACCTCCAAACTAGTGACTTAGGGTGGGTTCAGTTTGGAAAGGTGCCATATCAGGTACCACCCGTTCTGTCTACAGTGTCATCATGAGACTGGGAGTGAGTGACCTCTCCTGCAAGGAGCCTCTTaaacattgtgaagtggggtcagtaaggaaaggcgctatatagtgacATGCTTGGCCTGCTCTACTCTGTCACCATATGAGTCACCTCCCCTGCAAGGACAATTACGCTGTGCCACTAAGTTAGTGATTTGATATGGAATCaatatggaaaggcgctatatagatggACAGGACCACAGGTACAGAACTGAAACCGCTGGTGAAGTTTtggtcactttggataaaaatgtcagttgtataagccAACACCCTGCCAAGTCATTTGGCCAAGAGCGCCACCTAATGGACATACCAGCCTTTTGTTTCCTGGCTGCCCTCTGCAAAGAATCAAAAAGCCTCCCACCTGCTGCATGGACGGCCATTTTTGTGGCCAGGTGATGCTTCACTCGATTCTCAATGTGTGTCGCCAGGGCCACAAATCGGCCGCTTGGGAAGGACGGTGCACTCTGTGCCAGGACGCAGCACTTCAGATTGGCATAAACGGTGGCCGCCACCACCACCCGCACATCCCTGTGGGCATTACTGTCAATCAGGTGTCCATACTCCTGATAGCGCTGAGCCACCCGCTCAATCTGGctctcgggggtctgctggttGGGCCCCTCGTCCTCGACTTCATCCAGGAAGATGACCACGTGGGCATCCAAGAAGGCATTGTGAAGGTCTGAGTGCACCTCGACCCCTAGGAGTGGGGGCAGGGCAGTGTCCTCCAACTCCATCTTGAGGGCACACAGCTGCTCCTCGCAGTCACCGCCATCCAGGAGGTGCAGGCTCACCCGCTTCTGGCCAAAGGTGTCACCGTTACAGAGGAATGGCGTCAGGGCATAGGCAGCCAGGCTGAGGGCACTGAGGTGGGAAACAGAGAAGGTCATCAGGGGTCCAGAGGCCTGCATGGTCACTGGTCATTCACTGACCACCTGGGGTCTGCCTTACCTGGTGACCCACACATTGAAGGACTCCACCTGACTCTGCAGCTGCGCCTTTTCTTCCATCAGGGCTGCACACGTCTCCAGGTTCTCAGTTGCGATGTCCAGCATGGTGTCGGTGGGCATGTCTGACGTGACGCCATAGTAGATCTGAAGACAGCAAACATGGGAGAAGAGTGTCAAAAATGTTCAAGAGTGCCACCTGTGCCCACTCACAGCTCTACTGCGGCCCACCTGTGCATGCTCCAGAAAGTCGTTGAAGCCCCCAAGCAGAAGGCCTTTGCCCCCACGGTCCAGCAGTTCCCGCCACACTATGGGGCTCTTGCTGTGCACCCAGCCGTTACTCTGGCACATCTCCTGCAGCCACCGCTGGGGGGAAAAAACACATTGGGGGAATTTGGGCCTCCAGGAGACTCGTCCCAGAATGCCAGGCGGCTGCTCACCTCCCACTCGTCCGGGTGCTGAATGATCTTATGGATATGGAAGTTGGGAAGCATCTTCTCCAGCTTGTCTGCCAGGAGCTCCGCCTTGGCAAAATACGGGCAGTCGGCTTTACCTGGAATGAGGAAAACACAAAACTTGTCATCGCCTCTGGGGGGGGCAGCAGCGAGATGCCAGGGCCATTTACTAAAGGTGAGCCCACTAGGGGGTGCAAAAGAGCAGACCCTGTCAACAAGACATTTGTGAAATCTAAGTTCACTGTTTTTTGGTGCCCATGCCTGCCAGGTCCTGGTGCCCCTGGGCACTTGCCCTTGAACTGGCCCTGCCAGTGAGAACAGCAAAATCATGAGAAAAAGGCAGAAGAGTGAACTGTCTGCACACACTTCATTGCAACAAAGGGCAAACAaactcatatagcgcctttcacgggaACACTAGTTTGAGAGGAGAGGAAGCGACATTAGGGACACACAAGGGACACACATTAGGGACACACAAGGGCTGGTGAACTCATATGGTGCCCCCAGAAAGTTTACATTCCACTTAGCAATCATCTGGTAGAAATTGGAGACCCTGATTGAATGGCCTGGCAAACCCAACACAAGCTAATAGACACTTACAGGAAAAGACGCCCCCTGCTGGCACAGCACCTTAGCTTGGCGGACTCCTCAACCTCTGGATTTCCAGTCAGTGGAGCTGAACACTCAGTGGCCGCCACTGTCCAGTTTGTAACCCCTGAGGTGACCAGCTCAGCTGCACTGCCCTCCTGTTACTACTGATGCCTGGGCACAAGTGTGGTGTCCCCTATCTGCTGCTCTCCACTAGAAATGTGGCAACCACATCCCGTGGGGTGCCACCAAAGCCCATCACTCCTCCCAAGCACCTCCTGCTCAACTCCTTGCTTACAGTGCAgcatatgaaaggcgctacatcatGTGAACGTTTCACTGAATAAATGCTGTTTTTCTCACAGTACCTCCTTGGCTTGTCCCCCATGATGATGAGATTTAATGTCAACCGACGAACCTCACACATCTGTCTTCATCCAAACTCCAGAAATCATCACAGATCTGTGCACGGATGATGTGAAGCTCCACCCCTCTCCCTGTGATCCTCCTCACAGGCCCAGCTGAGCAAGTAGACCCTGAGGTGCTGCTGCTCTCCACGGGGTCAGAGGACCACTCAAGGTTGTAAGATGTTTCATCTTCCACGTTGCCTTACAGGGGGATGTACCCTTTTCAAATGGCCGTGTAAAAGACGGAGGGGCTTCTTCTAACTCCACCAAGTATTCACATCATTACAGACTCATGGAggggtgccccctagtggctgaaGCACTGCACAGTCAAGCACACAGTCGGTCACAGGTTCAATTTGCAACTCAACGCATACAtcagggaaaggcgctatataaacacaGACGTCTTCTGTCAGGTGGAGAGGGAGCTTAATATACGAGTACGATCACACACGTACATCAAAGAGGGGACCAACACCCTGATACCTGCAAATCCTAGAAATGCCCCTGTGTTGAGCCGAGCCTAGTGTGACAGCCACTATAGACCCTTACGGCCGTCCGCGACCTCAGCTTTCTCAAACGCGTGAATGGAACGTCGCCGAGATGTGCCAGGGGGCGTGGCTTCTGCCCTCTTCGTGCCATTTGGATTGGCAGAGATTAGTTTCTCCAAGTGGAGGGCTCGTCAGATTGCCGAATGGCAGCGCAGTCCTGGGACATTCCTTGGAAGTCGTCAGGGTGTCTGTCACTCGTGTGTCCTCCCGTGGGCAGTTTTAACGCGTTAAGCCCTTTGGTCCTCCACAAGCAGCGCGAGTCATGGCAGAGAAACGGAAATGTCACGTTGGCAATGCACTCACTTCAATGCAAGGTCAGGGCGATGCCAATCGCAGCACAGAGGCCAAGACGGGCACCGACGCCGGACAGGAGGGCAGCCCGTCGCAGGCACCGTCACGAGACGTGCACATACACTTTAAAGTCACTGATGATGCAGGGACGGCGAACCGGGTGAAAACGGGCACGCGCACGGCCTCACACTTGATTCCGCCTCACTGATTGGACGGTCCACGTGACCGTCAGCACACAGACAGACGGCGAACTCAAAGTATCGGTGCACCGGGAGCCTCCTGCGCTAACGCGAGTCGAGCCGCCTTCTCCTTCAGGTACCCGGTTAGTGCAACCGGTCGAAACGCCGACACCTGGCGATGCCACGCGACCCCAGGGCTCTTGTCCCGACATCCCGCTAGAAGTGGACTTGTCCCCAGAGGTCACTCACACAGCTCATCGTGCGGCCCTGCACTGTCACCCGCGCCTTGTAAGACTTCAGCCCTTTTACGCTTTAGCCTCGTCACTCGTACTTTCTCTTACCGGCCAATACGAACTTTGCCATGTCGCCCAGGTGTTTGTCTCTGTTGCCTGGTAACGACGTCGCGAGAACGAGCACGTGGCTCGGTGGGCGGTTTGTTTTCGTGCGCGTGCTCGAGTCTGCGTGTTAATGTCAGACGTCTCGTCCGAGGAAGGCGCTCCTCAGAAAAGCCGCTTGGAGACCCCCGTTACGAAGTGTGTGCAGAACGCGAAGGTAAAAGCGGCGGTTTGGTACACGCAGGTGGTCGGCATTCACCAATCAGAGGTCGAGCCGTCGTCGCTGTTACTGATGAAGTCATGAGGACCGGGAGCTGAGCTGAGCCACGGACCGGGACACTTGGGGGCCACAGCGCCGAGTGGATAAAATCAAAACGAAGACCACGAAAGGCTGCCGACAGACATGGCTCAGGGATCAACGGGTTAAGCGCCAACACGAAGAAGAATAAAGAACTAAAAAGACAAAGACGCGCAGAGGAGAacaatagaaatacaaaatacatttgcaaacctttacgCTGGTATGGGGCCGCTTTGGCATTAAGGTTTACTGAGGGTAGACTGGGGGGCAAAATGGCCAATTTGTCCATTTCTCATGAAATGTCCCACACAATAAAGTGGGCGggaagtgaaggggtctcgaGAGGAACCCACCGCATGTGTTCAGATTGAGCTGCGGTCTCAAGCACTAAGGGGACATCTTCTGGGGTCACAAGGGAGCATTGTCACTACATGTGTCACCTTCTCCTGTGACCCCACTTCCTCACCTGTCCAAGAAGCCCCACCCCTTATAAGAAAGTGGCCAATTGGTTTGAAGCTGCATTTCTTCCAAGGACCCCTTTTTGTTTCACAGCAGGGCCACTGATTGATGTCctgttttgtgcttcttttatttttcatttctctttgcttTTTAGAAGATGGGGATCAGCAGGGTGGTCCCCCACCTCATTGTGTTGTCTCCCATCATTTTATTACAGCATGTATATAAGTAGGCACAAAAATGACAAAGGCACATGTGGACCCCCAGAGTCACTTCTGCCAGTCCCTGTATTTGTCCGTTTCCTCCACTGTCTCAGTGTCCTCTCCTACTTTGTTGGGGGGGCTCTGGATGGTGTGGTGAAGCTGAAGCCCCTCGGTGCCGTGTATTTGGGGCTCGACTGCTGCTTGTCCTCCTCTTCTCCTGTGTTGTCTCGCTCACACAAGCCCTCCTGCCTGGCTCTCCACATTTGATGGTTTCAACTGCCAGGCTGTGGCGGCTCAATCTGTGTGTCCTTGGGGATTTTTATGATGACCAGGTGCCACTGCAGGGTGGTATAGCATCCCAGTTTGTCACCACCAAGTGATGAAATGACTTTTGTTTCTGATGCCCGTGTCTGCTGTCCTTCCGTGTCATTGGTGGAGTTCAGGGCTCTGCAGG
This region of Erpetoichthys calabaricus chromosome 8, fErpCal1.3, whole genome shotgun sequence genomic DNA includes:
- the LOC127528975 gene encoding uncharacterized protein LOC127528975 isoform X2, giving the protein MSFCRPGVHFYPGDLKPAVKTLVGDGHSRRATKAVHEESALEGWQWSLEPQPPVQRSKRALSDPDMRQPLAAMQEVPAVSRELTRWRSMAVMELNVQDEQCQRLEAHIDVLTEHNKTLQAQLGHVRQLLQMSLVDTGNLDGRDLENSRGQLTFAGTEEHAGIEQGVNWKQSVPSGSGQGERQAGIRGMDGQEVTCSADPYTSLKMELLDAAELLGQSLCHLVDKATLPPS
- the LOC127528975 gene encoding uncharacterized protein LOC127528975 isoform X1, whose translation is MSFCRPGVHFYPGDLKPAVKTLVGDGHSRRATKAVHEESALEGWQWSLEPQPPVQRSKRALSDPDMRQPLAAMQEVPAVSRELTRWRSMAVMELNVQDEQCQRLEAHIDVLTEHNKTLQAQLGHVRQLLQVPSGSLEPLDETLWSLTLCLLQMSLVDTGNLDGRDLENSRGQLTFAGTEEHAGIEQGVNWKQSVPSGSGQGERQAGIRGMDGQEVTCSADPYTSLKMELLDAAELLGQSLCHLVDKATLPPS
- the mdh1b gene encoding putative malate dehydrogenase 1B, producing MAKFVLAGKADCPYFAKAELLADKLEKMLPNFHIHKIIQHPDEWERWLQEMCQSNGWVHSKSPIVWRELLDRGGKGLLLGGFNDFLEHAQIYYGVTSDMPTDTMLDIATENLETCAALMEEKAQLQSQVESFNVWVTSALSLAAYALTPFLCNGDTFGQKRVSLHLLDGGDCEEQLCALKMELEDTALPPLLGVEVHSDLHNAFLDAHVVIFLDEVEDEGPNQQTPESQIERVAQRYQEYGHLIDSNAHRDVRVVVAATVYANLKCCVLAQSAPSFPSGRFVALATHIENRVKHHLATKMAVHAAGVTNVTVWGNISGSTHIDLTRARVYRYDGATWGPPEFSQPILEVIYDRKWLETEFLTVVNSLSPSQGHRSLPVIHAVVTLLQKWFGQSIAVGLQSLGVVSEGAFEVPAGLVFAVPVYFSSGTWMVATDQELTPEAKEKLAAIVTELSLEKEAAWKHLNPPGPA